The following coding sequences are from one Cervus canadensis isolate Bull #8, Minnesota chromosome 4, ASM1932006v1, whole genome shotgun sequence window:
- the LOC122440728 gene encoding glomulin-like yields MAVEELQSIIKRCQILEEQDFKEEDFGLLQLAGQRCIDEGHIDQLLEIIQNEKNKVIVKNMGWNLVGPVVRSLLRSEKEDDKRKCHFLLLDLLVKGFLSAIGYPFPKMIFNHRRKKKIWNYLEFEEEEDKQLSDSMASLAYLVFVQGISIDQLPMVLSPSYLLQFNMGHIEVLLQRTEESVFSKGLDLLENGLLRIEDSSLLHQYLEIKSFLTVPQGLVKVMTLCPIETLRKKGLAVLQLYINKLDPQGKYTLFRCLLNTSNHSGVEAFIIQNIKNQIDMSLKKTYNKWFTGPQLISLLDLILFLPEGAETDLLQNSDRIMASLNLLRYLVIKDNEKDNQTGLWTELEKIENNFLKPLHTGLNMSKAHYEAEIKNSQEVQKSKDHCSLNVGREEIPNMPPEMQLKVLHSALFTFDLIESVLARVEELIETKTKSTSEENMG; encoded by the coding sequence ATGGCTGTGGAGGAACTACAGTCTATCATAAAGAGATGTCAAATCCTAGAAGAGCAAGACTTTAAAGAGGAAGATTTTGGCCTGCTTCAGTTAGCAGGCCAAAGATGTATAGATGAAGGGCACATAGATCAACTGTTAGAAATTATTCAGAATGAAAAGAATAAGGTCATCGTCAAGAATATGGGGTGGAATCTTGTTGGTCCTGTTGTTCGATCACTTTTAAGGAGTGAAAAGGAAGATGATAAAAGAAAGTGTCATTTCCTGCTGCTTGATTTATTGGTAAAGGGATTTTTGTCAGCAATTGGATACCCTTTtcccaaaatgatttttaatcatagaaggaaaaagaagatttGGAATTACCTTGAATTTGAGGAAGAAGAAGACAAACAGTTATCAGACTCTATGGCTTCTCTGGCATATCTAGTATTTGTGCAGGGCATCAGTATTGATCAGCTTCCAATGGTCTTAAGCCCATCATATCTTTTGCAATTTAATATGGGGCATATTGAAGTCCTTTTACAaagaacagaggagtctgtttTCTCCAAAGGATTGGATCTGTTGGAGAATGGTTTACTGAGAATAGAGGATAGCAGTCTACTTCACCAGTACTTAGAAATCAAGAGTTTTCTTACGGTACCTCAGGGCTTAGTCAAAGTAATGACCCTTTGCCCCATTGAGACATTGAGGAAAAAAGGCTTAGCTGTGCTTCAGCTATATATTAACAAATTGGATCCACAAGGCAAATATACATTATTTAGGTGCTTACTGAATACAAGTAATCACTCAGGTGTGGAGGCctttattattcaaaatatcaaaaatcaAATTGACATGTcattaaagaaaacatataaCAAATGGTTTACAGGACCACAGCTGATTTCCCTTCTAGATTTGATACTCTTTCTCCCAGAGGGTGCTGAAACAGATCTACTGCAAAACTCAGATAGGATAATGGCTTCGTTGAATTTACTGAGATATTTGGTTatcaaagacaatgaaaaagaCAATCAAACTGGTTTGTGGACAGAACTTGAAAAGATTGAGAATAATTTCTTAAAGCCCCTCCATACAGGACTCAATATGTCAAAAGCACATTATGAAGCAGAAATTAAGAATAGCCAAGAAGTCCAGAAGTCTAAAGATCATTGTTCATTAAATGTAGGTAGAGAGGAGATCCCAAATATGCCTCCTGAAATGCAGCTTAAGGTCCTACATTCAGCTCTTTTCACATTTGATTTGATTGAAAGTGTTCTGGCTCGAGTAGAAGAACTcattgaaacaaaaacaaagtctaCCTCTGAGGAAAATATGGGATAA